The uncultured Methanomethylovorans sp. genome contains a region encoding:
- the mtaA gene encoding methylcobamide:CoM methyltransferase MtaA, whose amino-acid sequence MQSFTLKEGFVRALKGKEVDKVPVCSVTQTATVEMMEVTGAKWPQAHYDPEKMATLAIAGHKLAGLEGIRFPFCTTVIAQTLGCKIDEGNIDTHPYQLSFPCADVKDVKNINVPENLCESERISTVLKAAEIVRTRVGEDVPVIAGMIGPAAVAFYLAGAQNYLMWCIQHPDVLQELMEIGTEVCVEYSNALFEHGVDAVNISDSEAGPDLFPVPMFESMVLPQYRKLTSRLHGLSVLHICGDATEILDHMAVSGFNGLSIEEKVNARYAKHMIGDRACLIGNVSPTMALLSKSSEFVKKEAKQCIEDGVGILAPGCGIEPHTSLENLQAFVAARDEYYQGKVQ is encoded by the coding sequence ATGCAATCATTTACTCTTAAAGAAGGCTTTGTCCGAGCCCTTAAAGGAAAGGAAGTAGACAAAGTTCCAGTGTGCTCGGTCACACAGACAGCAACAGTCGAAATGATGGAAGTAACCGGTGCAAAATGGCCTCAGGCTCACTACGATCCTGAAAAAATGGCCACTCTTGCGATCGCTGGTCATAAACTGGCTGGTCTGGAAGGCATAAGGTTTCCCTTCTGTACAACTGTAATCGCACAAACCTTAGGGTGTAAGATAGATGAGGGAAACATCGATACTCACCCATATCAATTGAGTTTTCCATGTGCCGATGTAAAAGACGTAAAAAACATAAACGTTCCTGAGAACCTTTGTGAAAGTGAGAGAATATCCACTGTTCTGAAAGCCGCAGAGATAGTACGAACTAGAGTCGGAGAAGATGTGCCTGTAATTGCTGGTATGATCGGGCCGGCAGCAGTTGCTTTTTATCTGGCAGGGGCACAAAATTATCTTATGTGGTGTATTCAGCATCCGGATGTTTTGCAGGAGCTCATGGAGATTGGCACTGAGGTATGTGTTGAGTATTCAAATGCGCTTTTTGAGCATGGTGTAGATGCTGTTAATATCTCTGATTCTGAAGCTGGTCCTGATCTATTTCCAGTTCCCATGTTTGAATCTATGGTTCTTCCTCAGTACAGGAAACTTACTTCCAGGTTACATGGACTTTCAGTATTGCATATATGCGGCGATGCAACTGAAATACTTGATCACATGGCTGTATCAGGCTTCAATGGACTTAGCATTGAAGAAAAGGTCAATGCAAGATATGCAAAGCACATGATAGGTGATAGGGCATGTCTGATCGGCAATGTTTCACCCACAATGGCTCTTCTCTCAAAATCATCTGAATTTGTAAAAAAAGAGGCAAAACAGTGCATCGAAGATGGAGTGGGTATACTTGCTCCCGGGTGTGGTATTGAACCGCATACTTCTCTAGAGAACCTGCAGGCTTTTGTGGCGGCAAGAGATGAATACTATCAAGGAAAGGTGCAGTAA
- a CDS encoding GLUG motif-containing protein yields MKTTLQYFNIHKNKIHASKFKFSFLKISILLLLCLSLSIPASAATYSGGSGTSGDPYQLSSDSDIDTLSITSADWSKNFTLTNDITLIGNHTPIGNSVTKFTGNFNGSGFAIQNLTIYQTTNYAGFFGYTGSGANIHDLGVEISSDGVTSSGLVGGLVGDNGGTVNNSYATGNVTGGGYVGGLVGENDGTVTNSYTTGNVTSSGDYVGGLVGWNYGIVSNNYATGNVNGSNRIGGLVGYNSAASGDAYVTNCFATGNVTGSGDYVGGFVGRNNGGTVSNSFATGTANATVGSNEGGFIGYSTSTVINSYYSGSPADSYGGISTSFANFTSFAFVSGSSGIYWNESGNNITTADNSGFIWKIIDGYTLPYFQYQDMPAPLAPYVESISSSSGINNSAGSTSFLLNVTGCSFNITDTVFVNLTMAGETPINGTINSITYTTINTIFDLTQAIAGDWSLYVINPDRQTSIAKTFTVQSLFIPGTSKSFTNTTGNF; encoded by the coding sequence ATGAAAACAACACTACAATACTTTAATATCCACAAGAACAAGATCCACGCATCAAAATTCAAGTTCAGCTTTTTGAAAATATCAATACTATTGCTGCTTTGTTTATCTCTCAGCATACCTGCATCAGCCGCCACTTACTCCGGCGGCAGCGGTACGAGTGGAGATCCTTATCAGCTCTCATCTGACAGTGATATTGATACATTGTCCATAACTTCTGCTGACTGGAGCAAGAACTTCACACTAACAAATGACATCACACTTATAGGCAATCACACTCCAATTGGTAATTCCGTCACTAAGTTCACAGGTAACTTTAACGGAAGCGGATTTGCCATTCAGAACCTGACCATTTATCAGACTACTAACTATGCCGGATTCTTTGGCTATACAGGTTCTGGTGCTAACATCCATGATCTTGGAGTAGAAATAAGTTCAGATGGTGTTACTAGCAGTGGTCTTGTCGGCGGTCTTGTCGGGGATAATGGAGGCACAGTAAACAACAGTTATGCCACTGGCAATGTTACTGGTGGTGGTTATGTCGGCGGTCTGGTCGGGGAAAATGATGGAACTGTGACCAACAGTTATACCACTGGCAATGTTACTAGCAGTGGTGATTATGTCGGCGGTCTTGTCGGGTGGAATTATGGCATAGTGAGCAACAATTATGCCACTGGCAATGTAAATGGTAGTAATCGTATCGGCGGTCTTGTCGGGTATAATTCTGCTGCTTCAGGCGATGCATATGTGACTAATTGTTTTGCCACTGGCAATGTTACTGGCAGTGGTGATTATGTCGGCGGTTTTGTCGGGCGGAATAATGGCGGCACTGTGAGCAACAGTTTTGCAACTGGTACTGCTAATGCTACTGTTGGTTCTAATGAAGGCGGTTTTATCGGGTATAGTACTAGCACTGTGATCAACAGTTATTATTCCGGCAGTCCGGCTGATAGTTATGGTGGTATTTCTACTTCCTTTGCCAACTTCACCAGTTTCGCATTCGTTTCCGGAAGTTCCGGTATTTACTGGAATGAAAGTGGCAATAATATCACAACAGCCGATAATTCGGGTTTTATATGGAAAATAATAGATGGCTATACTCTTCCGTACTTCCAGTATCAGGATATGCCAGCACCACTTGCACCATACGTGGAGTCCATATCGTCAAGTAGTGGTATCAACAACAGTGCCGGAAGTACATCATTCCTGCTCAACGTCACAGGATGTAGCTTTAACATCACAGATACTGTATTTGTAAACCTGACAATGGCTGGTGAAACTCCGATAAATGGAACAATTAACAGTATAACATATACCACGATCAACACTATATTTGATTTGACACAGGCTATTGCTGGTGACTGGTCACTGTATGTCATCAACCCGGATAGACAGACATCAATAGCAAAAACCTTTACAGTTCAATCCCTTTTCATACCTGGGACATCAAAAAGTTTCACAAACACCACCGGTAATTTCTGA
- a CDS encoding PKD domain-containing protein, whose translation MNHSWNAGTGDVTDSYNVSYNETWLNGTINSFNHTGLSAHAWSNITVYAYNATDSTISLGASDNVQIQNNAVSVLNVTDITVSEGDNVTFDINSTDADGDTPVFDCNNSALFDTFNTSTGEGLWITDLTDAGTYYVEFDVSDGYGSVDYQVMTITINEVITLPVANFSANTVTGYAPLSVQFTDNSGNNPTAWFWDFGDDTNSSQQNPTHTYSATGTYNVCLSASNLAGSNISSNMAITVTAAPSSGSSHSGGSGSSGKQVIREADESNESEESTGDDNAEGKSTKHIESVNFETNSGGETLNDVTVWSSEETAYLSISTGTKVTDASGGSVNSIRIVDIPVSDIPEMEDAMTLHAYECTPDGTTFSPAIHLTFALSEEEWEQYGESAKVGWYNDDTGEWEIIQGTADASTRTITIQASHFSTYALFGDNNGELTGTQDTGSQGGMSMSWLWILLLLAIVGGAGYCITQINKKE comes from the coding sequence GTGAACCATAGCTGGAATGCAGGCACAGGGGATGTAACTGACTCATACAATGTAAGTTATAATGAAACCTGGTTGAACGGTACGATAAACAGTTTCAATCATACCGGACTTTCTGCTCATGCCTGGTCTAACATCACGGTCTATGCATACAATGCCACTGATTCCACAATTTCACTAGGAGCCAGCGATAATGTTCAGATACAAAATAATGCTGTCAGCGTTCTCAATGTAACAGATATCACAGTATCTGAAGGAGATAATGTCACCTTTGACATCAACTCCACAGATGCAGATGGCGACACACCGGTATTTGACTGCAACAATAGTGCTCTGTTCGATACTTTTAATACAAGCACAGGTGAAGGTTTGTGGATTACAGACCTTACTGATGCAGGAACCTATTACGTTGAATTCGACGTAAGTGACGGTTATGGTTCAGTTGATTATCAGGTAATGACCATCACCATAAACGAGGTCATAACTCTTCCTGTCGCTAACTTCAGTGCAAACACTGTAACAGGATATGCTCCACTTAGTGTGCAATTCACAGATAATTCCGGCAACAACCCGACAGCCTGGTTCTGGGACTTTGGTGACGACACGAATTCCAGCCAGCAGAATCCCACTCATACCTACAGTGCTACAGGAACCTATAATGTATGCCTGAGTGCAAGCAACCTTGCCGGAAGCAACATCAGCAGTAACATGGCCATCACCGTGACAGCAGCACCAAGTTCAGGATCATCACATTCCGGTGGAAGTGGAAGCTCTGGAAAACAGGTCATCCGTGAAGCAGATGAATCAAATGAATCTGAAGAAAGTACAGGTGATGACAACGCCGAAGGAAAAAGCACAAAACATATCGAATCTGTGAATTTTGAAACAAACTCAGGCGGCGAAACCCTGAATGATGTTACGGTCTGGTCAAGTGAAGAGACCGCATACCTCAGTATTAGTACCGGTACAAAGGTCACTGATGCATCAGGCGGATCTGTAAACAGTATAAGGATAGTGGATATTCCTGTATCGGATATTCCTGAGATGGAAGATGCAATGACTTTGCATGCCTATGAATGTACACCTGACGGTACAACATTCTCTCCGGCTATTCACCTGACATTTGCACTGAGCGAGGAAGAATGGGAGCAATACGGAGAAAGCGCAAAGGTCGGCTGGTACAATGATGACACCGGTGAATGGGAGATCATTCAGGGAACTGCGGATGCCAGTACAAGGACCATTACCATCCAGGCATCACACTTCAGTACATATGCTCTCTTCGGGGATAATAACGGAGAGCTGACCGGAACACAGGATACTGGTTCGCAGGGAGGTATGTCTATGTCCTGGCTGTGGATTCTTTTGCTTCTGGCAATTGTCGGAGGAGCTGGGTACTGTATTACACAGATAAATAAGAAGGAGTAA
- a CDS encoding transposase produces the protein MEFRELSDDQWKFIKPHLPPQPITGRKRADDRKVINGILFVLITGCRWGDMPAIYGSQATAWRRLKRWSEEGIWNEIMESLRDSAYQKGKFSLDTVCIDSSFIETKKGEMTPRTTVTRKEKA, from the coding sequence ATGGAATTCAGAGAACTCTCTGATGATCAATGGAAGTTTATAAAGCCACACTTGCCACCACAACCAATTACCGGAAGAAAGAGAGCTGATGACCGTAAGGTCATCAATGGTATTCTCTTTGTTCTGATAACAGGTTGCAGATGGGGAGATATGCCAGCTATTTATGGTTCCCAGGCAACTGCCTGGAGAAGGCTGAAAAGGTGGTCAGAGGAAGGTATATGGAACGAGATAATGGAATCCCTTCGGGATTCCGCTTACCAGAAAGGTAAGTTCTCATTGGATACAGTGTGTATCGATAGCAGTTTCATCGAAACTAAAAAAGGGGAGATGACTCCTCGTACAACGGTCACAAGAAAAGAAAAGGCATAA
- a CDS encoding transposase has translation MHACVSCEGFPLTIQISSGKEHDRQHFIEVMEDIKVKTDGRPRTRPLEVLADAAYDDTEIRQYLRSRAIKSNIPINTRNSKRKKRGRPTRFDEETYYYRGTIERFFAWLKMGFRKLASRYERLNVVFKGLLDIACFLLCWKKV, from the coding sequence ATCCATGCATGTGTAAGTTGTGAAGGTTTTCCACTTACAATCCAAATATCTTCTGGAAAAGAGCACGATAGACAGCACTTCATTGAAGTTATGGAGGATATTAAGGTTAAGACCGATGGAAGACCAAGGACAAGACCTCTTGAAGTTCTGGCAGACGCTGCGTACGACGATACAGAAATCAGGCAGTACTTAAGGTCCAGAGCTATCAAAAGCAACATACCGATCAATACAAGGAACAGTAAAAGAAAGAAAAGAGGAAGACCTACTCGATTTGATGAAGAAACATATTATTACAGAGGAACTATAGAACGATTCTTTGCATGGTTGAAGATGGGATTTAGAAAATTAGCAAGTAGATATGAACGTCTTAATGTGGTTTTCAAAGGATTGTTAGATATTGCATGTTTCCTGTTGTGTTGGAAAAAGGTGTGA
- the lysS gene encoding lysine--tRNA ligase — translation MADITHWADVMAEEIIGSGKKHLVATGITPSGHIHIGNMREVVTADATYRALLDQGANAEIIYVADTYDPLRKVYPFLDDSFAPHVGKPISEIPCPCGECTSYAEHFLKPFYTALDRLGIHPKIYRADEMYKQGMYVESIKKALINRDKIAHILQKYSGKEVTADWSPFNPICKKCARLTTTKVTGFDINAETVDYVCSCGDSGTVSMRGGGKLTWRVDWPARWGVLGVTVEPFGKDHASKGGSYDTGKAISEEIYGYKAPYPVVYEWIMLGTKGAMSSSSGVVVSISEMLEVLPPEILRYLIIRTKPEKHIRFDPSLPLLNLVDEYEKLSADTEESSYSKRLKELSHAAGICHTDIPFRHMITIYQVAHGDLDKVMKIVERSGYSTKNEKCILELAENVGKWLEKYAPDMVKFSVKEEIPVQAATLNDLQRAFLKALSEEIDAAKELSGEDYHNLVYSSKEKGSSLNTKMARIIGIPSDNLEVKPNEMFKAIYLAVLGQQSGPKAGWFLSSMEKDFLAKRFSEAASYRP, via the coding sequence ATGGCAGATATTACGCATTGGGCAGATGTCATGGCAGAAGAAATAATCGGGAGCGGAAAAAAGCACCTGGTTGCAACTGGCATCACTCCCTCAGGACACATACACATCGGGAACATGAGAGAAGTAGTTACAGCAGATGCAACATACCGCGCTCTGCTGGACCAGGGAGCAAATGCAGAGATAATCTATGTTGCTGACACATACGACCCTCTGAGGAAAGTATATCCTTTCCTTGATGACAGTTTTGCACCACATGTGGGAAAACCCATTTCAGAAATACCATGCCCATGCGGTGAATGTACCAGTTATGCAGAGCATTTTCTCAAGCCTTTCTACACAGCTCTGGACCGCTTAGGCATCCATCCAAAAATATACCGTGCCGATGAGATGTACAAACAAGGAATGTATGTAGAGAGCATTAAGAAAGCACTTATTAACAGAGATAAGATAGCACATATCCTCCAGAAATATTCCGGAAAGGAGGTCACAGCAGACTGGAGTCCCTTTAATCCGATCTGCAAGAAATGTGCCCGGCTTACAACCACAAAAGTAACTGGCTTTGATATCAATGCAGAGACAGTGGATTACGTCTGCTCTTGTGGAGACTCCGGAACAGTGTCAATGCGAGGAGGAGGAAAACTCACTTGGCGTGTGGACTGGCCCGCCCGCTGGGGCGTATTGGGTGTAACTGTTGAGCCTTTTGGAAAGGACCATGCTTCCAAGGGTGGATCCTACGATACAGGTAAAGCCATAAGTGAAGAGATATACGGATATAAGGCACCATATCCGGTAGTATATGAATGGATCATGCTGGGTACAAAAGGGGCAATGTCCTCCTCAAGCGGTGTAGTGGTATCAATATCCGAAATGCTGGAAGTGCTCCCACCAGAAATCCTTAGGTATCTCATAATAAGAACAAAACCTGAGAAACATATTCGTTTCGATCCATCCCTGCCTCTGTTAAACCTGGTGGATGAATATGAAAAACTGAGCGCTGACACCGAAGAATCCAGCTATAGCAAAAGACTTAAAGAACTATCACATGCAGCTGGCATATGCCATACAGACATTCCATTCAGGCATATGATCACCATTTACCAGGTGGCTCATGGCGATCTTGATAAAGTAATGAAGATAGTGGAAAGATCTGGATACAGCACGAAGAATGAAAAGTGCATCCTGGAACTTGCTGAAAATGTCGGAAAATGGCTTGAAAAGTATGCTCCTGACATGGTAAAGTTCAGTGTGAAGGAAGAAATTCCCGTACAGGCTGCAACACTGAACGATTTGCAGAGAGCTTTCCTTAAAGCGTTGTCCGAGGAAATTGATGCTGCGAAAGAACTAAGTGGGGAAGATTATCATAATCTAGTCTATTCTTCGAAGGAGAAGGGGTCATCACTTAACACCAAGATGGCACGTATAATAGGAATCCCTTCCGACAACTTGGAAGTAAAACCCAATGAGATGTTCAAAGCTATTTATCTGGCAGTTTTGGGACAACAATCCGGTCCCAAAGCCGGATGGTTCCTTTCATCAATGGAAAAGGACTTCCTTGCAAAGAGATTCAGTGAAGCTGCAAGTTACAGGCCATAA